The Tubulanus polymorphus chromosome 1, tnTubPoly1.2, whole genome shotgun sequence genome contains a region encoding:
- the LOC141899403 gene encoding uncharacterized protein LOC141899403, protein MPRPRSKGNGQVWNREARQLLAECLRNYTCLWNMKDFYSAELKRDAYNNLLKQIAPSVPNLDLRDLKRQIKNERDYFRVQKCMVERSKQMGDEPVEPGWFLWETYQYLADGMQHRDRTFIPALSSHQRVTGENDDDDVDEDDYTVEHSDSQDDTLFLKQKDQYMTNDQPKTLACKRSKIDDEGIPEDDTSIDINHQTEFRPAMYKDEWDIFAMDIANDIRRLPEHFRWQAKCSIRRLVEDLVVKTMPTTQHVLIYDHNYSSEQEPVDTKPVIADMISYSEADAQGSKEK, encoded by the exons ATGCCTCGCCCACGGAGTAAGGGCAATGGTCAGGTATGGAATCGCGAGGCTCGTCAACTTCTCGCAGAATGTCTACGAAACTACACGTGTCTGTGGAATATGAAAGATTTCTATTCGGCCGAATTGAAGAGAGACGCATACAATAACCTGTTGAAACAGATAGCGCCGAGCGTTCCTAATTTAGACCTCAGAGACCTGAAAC GACAAATCAAGAATGAGCGTGATTACTTCAGGGTACAGAAATGCATGGTCGAAAGGTCGAAGCAAATGGGTGATGAACCCGTCGAACCGGGATGGTTTCTATGGGAAACATATCAGTATCTCGCCGACGGAATGCAACACCGCGACCGAACATTCATTCCAGCCTTATCATCGCATCAACGCGTGACTGGTGAaaatgacgacgacgatgtcgatgagGATGATTATACTGTCGAACATTCAGATAGTCAAGACGACACGTTATTCCTCAAACAAAAGGATCAGTATATG ACTAATGACCAACCCAAAACTCTAGCATGCAAAAGATCAAAGATTGATGATGAGGGAATTCCAGAGGATGACACTTCTATAG ATATCAACCACCAAACTGAGTTCAGACCAGCTATGTATAAAGACGAGTGGGATATATTCGCGATGGACATCGCCAACGATATTCGTCGGTTACCCGAGCATTTCAGGTGGCAAGCGAAATGTTCGATACGACGTTTAGTCGAGGATCTCGTCGTAAAAACAATGCCGACAACGCAACATGTTCTCATTTACGATCATAATTATTCAAGCGAACAAGAACCGGTCGATACTAAACCGGTTATAGCTGATATGATATCCTACAGCGAGGCGGATGCTCAAGGATCCAAggaaaaataa